The Phycisphaerae bacterium DNA window GTCCCCTGTGCGCCCTGCGATAAACCCGTCTGCAAAAAAGACAAGCATTACTGTATGGAATCAATAACCGCACAGGCGGTTTGTGAGGCTGCTGAAAAATTTCTTGCCGGGGGCTCAAAATGAATGAGTTTGTGAAAATCGCCCCCAATTTCACCGTTCGCAGCGATTTCGTAGACTGTTTCAGGCAGATGAAACTGCAAAGTATAAATGATGTCTTTGATTTTTCTCTGGGCAAAAGCCTGACGAAAAAAAATCTGGCATCTTTTCGTGAAAGAATAATGTTTGAGACGGCCGGCCCCAATGCAACCCTGTTTCTAAAACGTTATCAGAATATTCCAAAACTGACACAATTAAAAAACTGGCTAAACAGACAAAAAAGAATATCGACAATGGCCTGTGATTTTGTCCCGGCCGAAAAATTACAAGAACTCGGCATAAACACGCCGCAAACAATCGCATTCGGCCAGGAATGGAATGGATTATTTGAAAAGCGAAGTTTCATCATAACCGAAAAAATCCCCGATTCAGTCAGTCTCGAAGAAAAACTTCCGAAAGTAACAAAAAACTTCATCGAAAATCTTGCGGCTTTTGTAAGAAAATTCCACAACACCGGTTTTCGCCATCGCGATTTATATCTTTGCCATATATTCTGCAATTCACAGGGGCAATTCACACTTATCGACCTTAACAGGGTATTTAAGCCCTTTGTTTTTTCTCAAAAATATTGTATAAAAGACCTTGCTCAGCTTTACTATTCGGCGCCGGGCGATATCGTTACAAAAACTGACCGGCTGCGATTCTTTTTAACCTATCTGCAAAAAGAAAAACTATCAAGACAGGACAAATTACTTATAAAAAAGATTAAATCAAAGGCTAATCGAATGGCCAAACACGACAAAAAACACAACAGAGCCGTGCCGTTCGAGAAAGATTAAACTGATGAAACTTGCGATAATAACAGAACGGGCAAATATAACATTGGGCGGAGCGGAAAAAAGCATCTTTGAGCTTGCCGCCAGGATGTCTCTGCTCGGAGTCGATGTTAAAATTCTCGCCGCTACAGGCACTGCGTCATCCCAACGGGTCAGGATTCTATGCGGCAATACCGAAAAACGCATTTCCTTAAAAATATTCGAACGGGCCGT harbors:
- a CDS encoding lipopolysaccharide kinase InaA family protein; amino-acid sequence: MNEFVKIAPNFTVRSDFVDCFRQMKLQSINDVFDFSLGKSLTKKNLASFRERIMFETAGPNATLFLKRYQNIPKLTQLKNWLNRQKRISTMACDFVPAEKLQELGINTPQTIAFGQEWNGLFEKRSFIITEKIPDSVSLEEKLPKVTKNFIENLAAFVRKFHNTGFRHRDLYLCHIFCNSQGQFTLIDLNRVFKPFVFSQKYCIKDLAQLYYSAPGDIVTKTDRLRFFLTYLQKEKLSRQDKLLIKKIKSKANRMAKHDKKHNRAVPFEKD